A stretch of Sulfurimonas xiamenensis DNA encodes these proteins:
- a CDS encoding HD domain-containing protein, with the protein MNKVNNSFFSRAFLESLFFVQNKWHQHGVLIHTLRVTYYILKTRNFKFFAAGLLHDIGKPFVAYKKDEEDIKFGEYSFTDHEEKSYNIIKNWFFISDYTKLIVRYHYLIRDLQKSKKEDLPRYRKKKKIWDSLNPKIKKDLAKFIKFDDLGKGKKRR; encoded by the coding sequence ATGAACAAAGTAAATAATAGTTTTTTTTCCAGAGCATTTTTGGAATCACTCTTCTTTGTTCAAAATAAATGGCATCAACATGGAGTTTTGATTCATACGCTTCGAGTTACATACTATATATTAAAAACTAGAAATTTTAAATTTTTTGCTGCCGGACTTTTGCATGATATTGGAAAACCTTTTGTTGCTTATAAAAAAGATGAAGAGGATATAAAATTTGGTGAATATAGTTTTACTGATCATGAAGAGAAAAGTTACAATATAATAAAAAATTGGTTTTTTATCAGTGATTACACTAAACTTATAGTTCGTTATCACTATCTTATAAGGGATTTGCAAAAGAGCAAAAAAGAGGATTTGCCCAGATATAGAAAGAAAAAAAAGATATGGGACTCTTTAAATCCAAAAATTAAAAAAGATTTAGCTAAATTTATCAAATTTGATGATTTAGGCAAAGGAAAGAAAAGAAGATAA
- a CDS encoding tyrosine-type recombinase/integrase, translating to MSNELEAFIEYVSIIKALSKKSVGAYKSDLMALEETLRKPLITLDSNSLLNALSIYKNKRTLNRKLSSVNAFFDFCYKNQFSTEKTKFKFSKIPKLLPKFLSYEEIQNSLNQIDRSTFLGLRDYALILFLYASGTRISECLALRREDIDGEWLHIRHAKGEKERMVPIAKVAIMAIENYLNEKKKDTLFIWSNYKGEKLSRISAYKITQKYLGVSPHVLRHSYATSLITGGADLRVVQELLGHASLLTTQIYTHIQKQNLKETVQVCHPMSKEQK from the coding sequence ATGTCAAATGAGCTGGAAGCTTTTATAGAGTATGTAAGTATCATAAAGGCTCTTAGCAAAAAAAGTGTTGGGGCATATAAAAGTGATTTAATGGCTCTTGAAGAAACTCTTCGTAAGCCGCTTATAACATTAGATTCAAATTCTCTTTTAAATGCTCTTAGTATTTATAAAAACAAAAGAACTTTAAATAGAAAGTTATCTTCTGTAAATGCTTTTTTTGATTTTTGTTATAAAAATCAATTTTCAACAGAGAAAACAAAATTTAAGTTTTCAAAAATTCCAAAACTTCTTCCAAAATTTCTTTCATACGAAGAGATACAAAATTCATTAAACCAAATAGACAGAAGCACTTTTTTAGGTCTTCGTGATTACGCGCTGATACTTTTTTTATATGCATCGGGAACCAGAATAAGTGAGTGTTTGGCTTTAAGAAGAGAAGATATTGATGGTGAATGGCTTCATATAAGACATGCTAAAGGCGAAAAAGAGCGTATGGTTCCAATAGCAAAAGTCGCTATAATGGCTATAGAAAATTATTTAAACGAGAAGAAAAAAGATACTTTGTTTATTTGGTCTAATTATAAAGGTGAGAAACTTAGCCGTATATCAGCATATAAAATAACTCAAAAATATTTAGGAGTATCTCCGCATGTGCTGCGTCACTCTTATGCAACATCGCTTATAACCGGAGGAGCTGATTTGAGAGTAGTTCAAGAGCTGTTGGGGCATGCATCTCTTTTGACTACACAGATTTACACACATATACAAAAACAGAATTTAAAAGAGACGGTTCAGGTTTGTCATCCTATGTCAAAAGAGCAAAAATGA